From Homalodisca vitripennis isolate AUS2020 chromosome 1, UT_GWSS_2.1, whole genome shotgun sequence, the proteins below share one genomic window:
- the LOC124353182 gene encoding transcription initiation factor IIA subunit 2, whose product MTYQLYRNTTIGNTLQESLEELMQYGQITPGLAMKVLLQFDKSINNALATRVKSRLTFKAGKLNTYRFCDNVWTFMLNDVEFREVQEVARVDRVKIVACDGKNVGEEAALARR is encoded by the exons atgacctACCAACTGTATAGAAACACAACAATTGGAAACACATTACAGGAAAGTCTAGAGGAACTTATGCAG tatgGCCAAATAACACCTGGACTTGCAATGAAGGTTTTACTTCAGTTTGACAAATCCATCAATAATGCATTAGCTACCAGAGTCAAGTCAAGATTGACATTTAAG GCTGGCAAACTGAATACTTACAGGTTCTGTGATAATGTGTGGACTTTCATGCTGAACGATGTGGAATTTAGAGAGGTCCAAGAGGTGGCTCGAGTTGACAGAGTGAAGATAGTTGCCTGTGATGGGAAAA ATGTGGGTGAGGAAGCTGCTCTGGCCAGGCGATAA